Sequence from the Actinomycetes bacterium genome:
ATGAATCTCCTCTCACCGAGCTCACGTTCGCGACTCAAGGCAAACATGCGTACTGGCAGCACCCAGATGGTGGCTGGGAAGGCGATCTGGCTCCGGGTCAGGGGGTCATCGCTGAGGTGCTGGACTTGCGTCCACTGCGGGCGCGAATCTTGAAGGCTGCCCGCCGGGCGGCAGACACGGTCGGCAAGACAACGACGCGCCGTGGCTTGCGCGGATCCAAGCCGGTGATCGACGGCACGAGGGTGCCTGTCGACACGGTTCGCCGCTACCTCGACAGGGGGTACTCGGCAGATCAGATCGTCGAAGCGTTCCCGATCTTGGAGGAAGCCGACGTCGAAGCAGTTCGGGTGTCGGCGGCCTAGCGAAGCGGCGAGGCCGTGAGGTTCCTGCTGGATCAGGACGTCGACGTTGCGGTCCGCAGGATGCTCATCGCGACTGGACACGAGTGCTGGACTGCCGCCGACGCGGGTCTCACCGTCGCCGCGGACGACGATCTAACCGTGTACGCCCAGGCCCAAGGAGCGATCCTCGTAACGCATGATGCAGCGTTCAGTCGGCGCCGGCGCGCGAACTGCATCGGACACCACCTTTGGCTGAAGTGTGCCGAGATGGATGCTGCCGAGCTCTTGCGGGTCCGGCTTGATGAGGTGGTTGCGCAGTTTGTCGGAAGAGCCAATGTCACCGCACGGCTGTCGCCGGACGAACTCGTGGCCTGGTCGCAGTGGAAGTGACTCACTTCCCAGACCTCTCCTGGTCTTGCATAACAGCGGCGGGCAGGATCAGTTCATCGCCGATGAGGGTGTCGAGGCGGTGGACGGCGCTCGAAAGGTGGTCGGCTGAGAGCAGGTGGCCGTAGATGTCGTGTGTGGTGCGGCTGGACTGGTGCCCGAGCAGCGCCTGGACGCTCTTGAGGTCGGCGCCCGCCGCGATAAACAGCGAGGCGGCCGTGTGTCGCAGGTCGTGAGGCCGGTGGCCGGTCTTGCTCGTCCAACCCACGGCTCGGCGCCAGTTCGACTCGTGGAGGAGTCCGCCGCCGGGCGAGGCGAACAGCGGCTCATGACAACCTCGCCCGTCCATGCGAGCCTGCACCAGCGGTACGGCGGCAGCAGCCACGGGGACAGCGCGCCGGCGGCGACCTTTCGGGTACGGCTTCAGCGAGGCGGGCCCTCCGCCGCCGTCGTAGATGACCACCCGGGTCACGTCCAGGGTCATGGTCGGCTCTCCAGTGATCGAGCTGCCGAGCGACACGTCACCGACCTGCAGCCCGGCAAGCTCGCCCCATCGCAGCCCGGTGAGCCCCAGGACGAGCGTGATGTCAGCTTGGTTGCTTCGCTCGCGTTGCGACCGGTAGAGCGCCGAGAGCTCCTCGAGCGTCAGCGGGCGCGCGGTGGTCGGCGCCCCCTCAGCGTCGCCGCGACTTCTGGTCGAGCGGCGGACGATCACGTTCGACGCGACGTTGATGAGGACGCGCCCGTCCCGGGTCGCGTAGGCAAGGAGTCCCTTCAGCGTCGCCAGCACCCGAGTCGCTGTCGCAGCAGAGAGATGCTTGTCGCTGACCAACGACCGTGCGAAGTCCTCGACATCCGTACGGCGTAGTGCTGCGAGCGGGCGAGCGCCGAGCGCCGGCAGGATGTGGACGCGCAAGGCGCTCTGATCGCTTTGGAAGGTGCGCCGTTCGACCTGAGGTTCGCGCAGCGGCAGCCACTCCTCGGCGACGGCGGCGAGGGTGGATCGTCCGAGCGCGGGATCCACCCAGCCGGACGTGTCCAGCCGTGACAGCTGCTGGCGTTCCCACAGCTCGGCCTGTCGTCTTTGGACAAAGGTGCGATCTGCCACGACCCGACCCCGAGCCTTCACTCTGACGCGGTACCTGCCAGCAGAGGTCTTGTTGATCATGCTGTTCAGCTCCAGTGGGTCGAACGGAACAGCATCGCGTGATCGCGCATGACGGAGGCTCGTGGGCGCCTTGATCTGTGGATGACCAACGTCTTCAGACGGACTGTGGATGGGAGGTGACGATCCCGTCGTCTAGCAGCTTCAGGAGCGGCGCGGTGGGGATCCTGATGAGCTTGCCGACGCGGACCACGGGAGAGGGCCAGCGGTCGCTACGGATGAGCTCGTAGGCCAGGGATCGGCCGATGCCGAGGACGTGGGCCGCGGCGGGCACGTCGAGCATTGCTGGGAGTTGGTCGAGCTCGTCGCGGGTCATGGTCTGCTCCTGTCGCGTGGTCGGTACCGGCGGATGACTCCTGATACCGATAGGTGTGCAAACCGATGGGCGAACATCGAGGCGAGCGTCGTCGGCTTCCATCCTGGCGTCGATCACGCCGTGAACCCTGCGCGCATCTGGCGCGTGCCGATCGGGGTGCTGTCAGGTGGTGTGCGCTCTACCGGGCGAACACGCGTCCGTCGTCTCGGTCGGGCATACGAACTGGGTCTCGACGCCGCGTGTCGCGGCCGCCGTCTGCCTCACGCCGATGGCCGCTCTGGGGCGTGGTGCGGTCGAGGAGGGCGTGCGAGGCTCGGCCGCTGCCGCTGCCGCTGGTGGCAAGGGCGCGGGTGAGCTGGGCGACCGCGGACTCCTGGTCGGCCGCTGCGGCTCCGGCGCTGATCGTTGAGGCCCGCGCGCGGTGGGGGCCGGCGTCTCCGGTGTCGGTCTCGGGGGTGGTGTGGACGTGGTTCTCGTGGCGGCCGCGGGTCATCGCGACGTAGAGGTGTTCCCGGTCGAGTCCGGTGCGGGCGAGGGTGACCGCGACGTCGGTGGTGGTGCCCTGCGCGGCGTCGATGGTGGCGGCCCATCCGTACTCGGCGTACCGGGCCAGGTACTCGACCGGCAAAACCGTGATCGCGTTGTCCTCGACGGACTGGACCCGCAGCCCGCCCTCCGGTGCGCTGTCGAGGACGCGGAGCCGGTCCCCGTTGCGCAGGCTCCGCTGCCCGAGCTGGACCGTGGGGGTGTTGCGTTTGGCGAGCAACAGGTCCCCGGCCCGCCAAGACCGGAGCTCGGGGTGCCCGCGGGTACTCGCGCTGCTCGAGACGACCGTCAGAAGGTCGGGGCCGTGGACGGCGCCGTCGGCGATGGCGGCGGCTCGGGCGCGGGTGTTCAGGGCGGTGACGTCGGCCCAGGACTTTGCGAGCATCAACGCGTCCCGACCGGCGTCCACGGCCTGCTGCCACCGGTCGAAGACAGCGTCGGCGGCGTCCTGGCTGTCGCCGGCGGGGTGGATGCGGTGGTGCTCGAGGTAGGCGCGAAGCGCGGCGGGGTCGCCGGCGCGCAGCCGCAGCGACGCGGCGGCCTCCCAGGGGTGGGCGAAGCGGTGCAGCTCGGTCAAGGTCGACCCCCGATCCTCGACCAGGAGCTGGGTGAGGTGGGCGAACATCCCGCCGGGGGCGTTGACGGCGCCGATCTGCGCGGGGTCACCGGCCAGCACCACCTGGGAGCCGTTGGTGAGGGCGTGCGTGAGGATCCGGTCCAGGTCGAGGGTGGACAGCATCGACGCCTCATCGACGAGGATCACCGACCGGCCGCCCCGTGGCCCGCGTCGCCGGGCCTGGTCGG
This genomic interval carries:
- a CDS encoding tyrosine-type recombinase/integrase, whose product is MADRTFVQRRQAELWERQQLSRLDTSGWVDPALGRSTLAAVAEEWLPLREPQVERRTFQSDQSALRVHILPALGARPLAALRRTDVEDFARSLVSDKHLSAATATRVLATLKGLLAYATRDGRVLINVASNVIVRRSTRSRGDAEGAPTTARPLTLEELSALYRSQRERSNQADITLVLGLTGLRWGELAGLQVGDVSLGSSITGEPTMTLDVTRVVIYDGGGGPASLKPYPKGRRRRAVPVAAAAVPLVQARMDGRGCHEPLFASPGGGLLHESNWRRAVGWTSKTGHRPHDLRHTAASLFIAAGADLKSVQALLGHQSSRTTHDIYGHLLSADHLSSAVHRLDTLIGDELILPAAVMQDQERSGK
- a CDS encoding DNA-binding protein; the encoded protein is MTRDELDQLPAMLDVPAAAHVLGIGRSLAYELIRSDRWPSPVVRVGKLIRIPTAPLLKLLDDGIVTSHPQSV
- a CDS encoding DUF5615 family PIN-like protein, which produces MRFLLDQDVDVAVRRMLIATGHECWTAADAGLTVAADDDLTVYAQAQGAILVTHDAAFSRRRRANCIGHHLWLKCAEMDAAELLRVRLDEVVAQFVGRANVTARLSPDELVAWSQWK
- a CDS encoding AAA family ATPase, whose product is MRWLWSATWPRLPLEVGPGGRGWRANRGLGPKGRTGVVPLGRDQVGDTARASDDRYASAELVAMEARIIDHAMARVPLTAARLTQATLTLDAATAGIAGSGSGLSAEQREAAVALLASRDRITVMTAPAGAGKTTTIGAAVRAWRATGVQVSLLAPSARAAAELTRSTAGTAGAGEAGVTVARWLLTQADQARRRGPRGGRSVILVDEASMLSTLDLDRILTHALTNGSQVVLAGDPAQIGAVNAPGGMFAHLTQLLVEDRGSTLTELHRFAHPWEAAASLRLRAGDPAALRAYLEHHRIHPAGDSQDAADAVFDRWQQAVDAGRDALMLAKSWADVTALNTRARAAAIADGAVHGPDLLTVVSSSASTRGHPELRSWRAGDLLLAKRNTPTVQLGQRSLRNGDRLRVLDSAPEGGLRVQSVEDNAITVLPVEYLARYAEYGWAATIDAAQGTTTDVAVTLARTGLDREHLYVAMTRGRHENHVHTTPETDTGDAGPHRARASTISAGAAAADQESAVAQLTRALATSGSGSGRASHALLDRTTPQSGHRREADGGRDTRRRDPVRMPDRDDGRVFAR
- a CDS encoding DUF433 domain-containing protein; the protein is MATTRKGRRDMVDESLVAFPRVRAAELAGVTLRRLDYWRETDVVRPTWESRVSPQRRVRLYGFTDLMSLLVTVELRKRAVSLQHIRSFTHWLRAFGYESPLTELTFATQGKHAYWQHPDGGWEGDLAPGQGVIAEVLDLRPLRARILKAARRAADTVGKTTTRRGLRGSKPVIDGTRVPVDTVRRYLDRGYSADQIVEAFPILEEADVEAVRVSAA